One region of Exiguobacterium acetylicum genomic DNA includes:
- the menD gene encoding 2-succinyl-5-enolpyruvyl-6-hydroxy-3-cyclohexene-1-carboxylic-acid synthase, giving the protein MLTKWMHTLIDTLVASGVRDFVISPGSRSTPLAIAAFLHPSSRTHVLVDERSASFFALGLTRTEERVRPVALICTSGTAATNYYSAVTEANIFELPLIVLTADRPHELRNVGAPQAIDQVDLYGKQVRHAFDLPLAEEASLPYVAHVAQRATLLSLTEPAGPVQINVPLREPLVPELDLLRTGRPVGVLPESIPGVNNALATALQEERLLFVLGPQLTAADSQVVISYAKQAGIPVLADPLSQGRQSHDAHVFAYYDTWLKHPATAQHVRPDRIIRFGAMPTSKPYLLWSRDIPTTVVGHPGNWRDPQLHSDFVIGHARQLAHHESVPHDPAYLTLLQQAERRVAAAFATIDQEEMTEYNVVRALTTLQDGSLFVSNSMPIRDVDTFLPTGTPLRLLANRGANGIDGILSSALGATFDATHRYLLVGDLAFIHDINGLMTARTLPLTIILVNNAGGGIFSFLPQQQLEQEVFEPLFGTPQHLDFASLASGYGVTYQAIDSIAALRQALAEETNVTRILEVKTTRTENVQMHRSIWDVTNHALAEVFQ; this is encoded by the coding sequence ATGTTGACTAAGTGGATGCACACGTTAATCGATACGCTCGTCGCTTCTGGTGTCCGGGACTTCGTCATCAGTCCCGGTTCCCGTTCGACACCACTTGCCATTGCTGCTTTTCTGCATCCTTCTAGCCGTACCCACGTCCTTGTTGACGAACGGTCGGCTAGTTTTTTTGCTTTAGGTCTAACACGGACGGAAGAACGCGTTCGTCCCGTTGCGTTGATTTGTACAAGCGGTACCGCTGCGACGAACTATTATTCAGCAGTGACCGAAGCGAACATCTTTGAACTTCCGCTGATCGTCTTGACCGCCGATCGACCACACGAATTACGGAATGTCGGTGCGCCACAAGCTATTGATCAGGTCGATCTGTACGGGAAGCAGGTTCGGCATGCGTTTGATCTTCCGTTAGCAGAAGAAGCGAGCCTTCCTTACGTCGCTCATGTTGCACAACGTGCAACCCTACTCTCTCTGACGGAACCAGCTGGCCCGGTTCAAATCAATGTTCCGTTACGTGAACCGCTCGTGCCGGAACTCGATCTCTTACGGACAGGACGTCCGGTCGGTGTATTACCTGAATCGATACCGGGCGTAAACAACGCTTTAGCGACCGCACTTCAAGAAGAGCGTCTTCTTTTTGTACTTGGACCACAACTTACTGCGGCGGACAGTCAGGTTGTCATCTCGTATGCGAAACAAGCAGGGATTCCGGTGTTGGCGGATCCACTCAGTCAAGGACGACAATCGCATGATGCTCACGTTTTTGCCTATTACGATACATGGCTCAAACACCCCGCTACCGCTCAGCACGTCCGACCAGACCGAATCATTCGTTTCGGTGCCATGCCGACGTCAAAACCTTATCTGCTTTGGTCTCGGGATATTCCGACGACGGTCGTCGGTCATCCAGGAAACTGGCGCGATCCACAGCTTCATTCGGATTTCGTAATTGGTCACGCGCGACAACTCGCGCATCATGAATCTGTTCCGCACGATCCTGCGTATCTGACACTGTTGCAACAGGCGGAGCGACGCGTCGCCGCTGCTTTTGCGACAATCGATCAAGAGGAGATGACGGAGTATAACGTCGTCCGTGCGTTGACGACGTTACAGGACGGAAGTCTCTTCGTTTCAAACAGCATGCCGATACGGGATGTCGATACGTTCCTACCGACAGGAACACCGCTTCGTCTACTCGCGAACCGAGGTGCGAACGGAATTGACGGCATTCTCTCAAGCGCTCTAGGAGCAACGTTTGACGCCACACACCGCTATTTACTCGTCGGCGACTTAGCGTTCATTCATGATATCAACGGTCTGATGACAGCACGGACGCTTCCGTTAACGATCATTCTCGTCAACAATGCGGGTGGCGGAATATTTAGCTTTTTACCGCAACAGCAACTCGAGCAAGAGGTGTTCGAACCACTTTTCGGTACACCGCAGCATCTCGACTTCGCTTCTCTCGCTTCCGGATATGGCGTAACCTATCAGGCAATCGATTCCATCGCCGCGTTACGTCAAGCACTTGCGGAAGAGACGAACGTCACTCGGATTCTTGAAGTCAAGACGACACGAACAGAGAACGTACAGATGCACCGTTCGATCTGGGACGTGACGAATCATGCGTTAGCCGAGGTGTTCCAATGA
- the menB gene encoding 1,4-dihydroxy-2-naphthoyl-CoA synthase — protein MKYAPEWVSARSYEDIKYEQWNGIAKITINRPEVRNAFRPHTVHELIDAFSRARDDQNVGVIILTGEGDLAFCSGGDQKVRGHGGYVGDDEIPRLNVLDLQRLIRVIPKPVIAMVAGYAIGGGHVLHLVCDLTIAADNARFGQTGPKVGSFDAGYGSGYLARVVGHKKAREIWYLCRQYDAQQALDMGLVNTVVPLADLEQETIQWCAEILQHSPTALRFLKAAFNADSDGLAGIQQLAGDATLLYYTTDEAKEGRDAFKEKRNPDFGQFPRFP, from the coding sequence ATGAAATATGCTCCGGAATGGGTATCAGCCCGCAGCTATGAAGACATCAAATATGAACAATGGAACGGGATCGCGAAAATCACGATCAACCGTCCTGAAGTTCGCAATGCGTTCCGACCACACACGGTCCACGAACTCATCGACGCATTTTCACGTGCACGTGACGATCAAAATGTCGGCGTCATCATCTTAACAGGTGAAGGCGATCTCGCATTCTGTTCTGGCGGAGATCAAAAGGTACGTGGACATGGTGGATATGTCGGTGACGATGAAATTCCACGCTTGAACGTTCTTGATCTTCAACGTTTGATTCGTGTCATCCCAAAACCAGTCATCGCTATGGTCGCAGGTTATGCGATTGGCGGCGGACACGTCCTTCACCTCGTGTGTGACTTGACGATCGCTGCAGACAACGCCCGCTTCGGACAAACTGGTCCAAAAGTTGGTTCATTCGATGCTGGATATGGCTCTGGTTACCTCGCACGCGTTGTTGGACACAAGAAAGCGCGTGAAATCTGGTACCTCTGCCGTCAATATGACGCACAGCAAGCACTGGATATGGGACTCGTCAACACGGTCGTTCCACTCGCAGATCTCGAGCAAGAAACGATTCAATGGTGTGCTGAAATCCTTCAACATTCACCAACGGCTCTTCGTTTCCTCAAAGCGGCATTCAATGCTGATTCAGATGGTCTTGCAGGGATTCAGCAACTCGCAGGAGATGCAACGTTGTTGTACTACACAACGGACGAAGCAAAAGAAGGACGCGATGCGTTCAAAGAAAAACGCAACCCGGACTTCGGACAGTTCCCGCGTTTCCCATAA
- a CDS encoding EAL-associated domain-containing protein gives MDALDVIVHPEEIEAWFQPIVGAAPFKVEGYEIQSHFRGEPLKPFFQEDDVPIEYQLEVMGHVVRQAFQKVPSDAQAFILIRCRPAWLFENGGEDFLHVLRTVDSSFPKERMYVTLTDVQVDDFDRLGRIVAYYQNSGLKVALDRAEATSLERVFSMSPDMLIVDLSSMIEKKTVSASYPHLLQTMEHLCDQLGAPLLYKNISHLGQLRYAWQHGGRYYMGNLLGEASPEWVMTCPGMEVLIHEVPMFYKYDREQMNRLFQLEQDWTVRFNEDCQSLKPEQDLDQWLLTLARKMEPEFIRFYITDANGFQQSSNVSKKSGEWKLYSFYKGYNWSFRPYFIRTTVAMERRHSGYLSERYVDFSSSEQTRTFSMPLSNGMFLFADISADYLYQERLSE, from the coding sequence ATGGATGCATTAGATGTCATCGTTCATCCCGAAGAGATAGAGGCATGGTTTCAACCGATCGTAGGCGCTGCCCCTTTTAAGGTGGAAGGGTATGAAATCCAGTCCCATTTTCGTGGAGAACCGTTAAAACCATTTTTTCAGGAAGACGATGTTCCAATCGAGTATCAACTCGAAGTCATGGGGCATGTCGTCCGTCAAGCATTCCAAAAAGTACCCTCCGATGCACAAGCGTTTATTCTGATCCGTTGTCGTCCAGCTTGGCTGTTTGAAAACGGTGGGGAGGACTTCTTGCATGTCTTACGGACGGTCGACTCGTCGTTTCCAAAAGAGCGGATGTACGTTACTTTGACGGATGTCCAAGTCGATGATTTTGACCGTCTGGGTCGGATCGTTGCGTATTACCAGAACTCTGGACTGAAGGTAGCGCTGGACCGTGCGGAAGCAACGAGTCTTGAACGTGTCTTTTCGATGTCGCCGGATATGTTGATCGTCGATTTATCCTCCATGATTGAAAAAAAGACCGTCTCCGCGTCGTATCCACATCTCTTACAGACGATGGAGCATCTTTGCGACCAGCTTGGAGCGCCACTTTTGTATAAGAATATCAGTCATCTCGGTCAACTTCGGTATGCGTGGCAACACGGAGGACGTTACTACATGGGGAATCTACTTGGAGAAGCATCACCTGAATGGGTCATGACCTGTCCTGGTATGGAAGTGTTGATCCATGAAGTCCCGATGTTTTATAAATATGATCGCGAGCAGATGAATCGCTTGTTTCAGCTAGAGCAAGACTGGACGGTTCGATTTAATGAAGATTGTCAGTCCTTGAAGCCGGAGCAAGATCTCGATCAATGGTTGCTGACGCTCGCCCGGAAGATGGAACCGGAATTCATCCGGTTTTATATCACGGATGCGAATGGATTCCAACAATCTTCAAACGTCAGTAAAAAGAGTGGGGAGTGGAAACTGTATTCCTTCTACAAAGGGTACAACTGGAGTTTCCGTCCTTACTTCATCCGGACGACGGTAGCGATGGAGCGACGACATAGTGGATATTTGTCGGAACGGTACGTCGACTTCAGCTCGAGTGAACAAACGCGGACATTTAGTATGCCGCTCAGTAATGGGATGTTCTTATTTGCGGATATCTCTGCAGATTATCTATATCAAGAACGATTGAGTGAATGA
- the menE gene encoding o-succinylbenzoate--CoA ligase — translation MYPWIYTRAKEQPDDIALITETERWSWSELYARAHRLASTWATIVTRGDRIALYGPSSARYIVALHAAQLLELTVVPINTRLTQTEVLRQFKQADVRLIVTDRTLDTKIPCVAFSYEKEAPDLLIRHMPKQYVQSMLFTSGTTGHPKAVEQTMLNHFSSATNAARHIGSLPEDRFLIVTPLFHMSGLAVVYRAVIYGVPIILEPHFSPERALHWITTEKITHVSLVSVMLDRLLEAGLRRHALRVVLTGGGPVPLPILTRALDRNIPVMQTYGMTETASQIATLLPEDALRKIGSAGQAIHPTQIRITRHQEIEVKGPTIMKGYFHEEEKTSDAFTADGFFKTGDLGRLDADGYLYVLDRRSDLIISGGENIYPAEVESALLSIDGIQEAGVVGRFDAKWGQVPVAFIVSTLDEVIVRTEISQLLAKYKCPVDYIYRSALPRNANGKLLRKQLKESL, via the coding sequence TTGTATCCTTGGATCTATACACGGGCAAAAGAACAGCCGGATGACATCGCACTCATTACGGAAACAGAGCGTTGGTCGTGGTCCGAACTATATGCACGCGCGCATCGCTTAGCGAGTACTTGGGCAACGATCGTGACACGCGGAGACCGGATCGCCCTGTACGGTCCATCGAGTGCGCGCTACATCGTCGCACTTCACGCAGCTCAATTGCTTGAATTGACCGTCGTCCCGATCAACACACGTTTGACGCAAACGGAAGTATTACGTCAATTCAAACAGGCAGATGTACGGCTCATCGTGACGGACCGGACACTTGATACAAAGATCCCGTGCGTGGCTTTCTCTTATGAAAAAGAAGCACCTGACCTGTTAATACGCCATATGCCCAAGCAATACGTCCAATCGATGCTCTTTACGAGTGGTACGACCGGACATCCGAAAGCCGTCGAACAAACGATGTTGAATCATTTCTCGAGTGCGACGAACGCCGCTCGTCATATCGGATCACTGCCAGAGGATCGTTTTTTGATCGTCACGCCGCTGTTCCATATGAGTGGATTAGCTGTCGTCTATCGGGCAGTCATCTATGGAGTACCGATCATTCTTGAGCCACATTTTTCACCAGAACGCGCCTTGCACTGGATTACGACGGAAAAGATCACCCATGTCTCACTCGTCTCGGTCATGCTTGATCGACTGCTCGAAGCCGGGCTACGTCGCCACGCGCTTCGCGTCGTACTGACAGGAGGCGGTCCTGTGCCATTACCGATTCTGACGCGTGCCCTTGATCGTAATATTCCCGTCATGCAGACATACGGGATGACGGAAACCGCTTCTCAAATCGCGACTCTTTTGCCAGAGGATGCCTTACGAAAGATTGGATCGGCCGGACAAGCGATTCATCCGACGCAAATCCGCATTACGCGTCATCAAGAAATCGAAGTCAAAGGACCGACGATCATGAAAGGCTATTTTCATGAGGAAGAGAAAACGTCAGACGCCTTTACGGCAGACGGTTTTTTCAAGACTGGTGACTTAGGACGCTTGGACGCCGACGGATACCTCTACGTCCTCGATCGTCGAAGCGACCTCATCATCTCAGGTGGGGAAAACATTTATCCAGCTGAAGTCGAATCAGCACTTCTCTCGATTGATGGAATTCAAGAAGCAGGTGTCGTCGGACGATTTGATGCTAAATGGGGACAGGTTCCGGTCGCCTTCATCGTCAGTACACTCGATGAAGTCATCGTCCGAACGGAAATCAGTCAATTGCTCGCTAAATATAAATGTCCGGTTGATTATATCTATCGTAGCGCGCTGCCACGCAATGCGAACGGTAAACTATTGCGGAAGCAACTGAAGGAGTCATTATGA
- a CDS encoding DEAD/DEAH box helicase — translation MTTFRELNLSEALIKGVLKMGFEEATPIQAETIPVGLSGVDLIGQAQTGTGKTAAFGIPTIERLDAKSRNIQALILAPTRELAIQVAEELNRIGEVKRVHALPVYGGQQIDRQIRALRKNPQIVVATPGRLMDHMNRKTLNLDHVQTVILDEADEMLNMGFVEDIEKILGALPETRQTLLFSATMPPQIRKIADRFMTTPTHIKVKAKEMTVENIDQSFIELKESQKFDVLCRLIDTDSPELSIIFGRTKKRVDEMTEGLIQRGYTADGLHGDLTQAKRDQVIRRFKKGTIDILVATDVAARGLDISGVTHVYNFDVPQDPESYVHRIGRTGRAGKTGSAVTFVTPREFGQIKTIERVTNKKMSRRHAPTLDEILEGNLKLAAQELIKRVEAKDSKEYTTLAQELLEEYEAVELLSAALKGLTKEPDATPVQISSIEPIRVKRFGSNGGGNRRPYGNKGGSGSGNRSGGYRGNNPRGGERREGGRSSSSSDRREGGYAGRSNRSESDRNRGGRKPRFEK, via the coding sequence TTGACAACATTTCGTGAATTAAATCTTAGTGAGGCACTTATCAAAGGTGTCCTAAAAATGGGCTTCGAAGAAGCAACACCAATCCAAGCAGAAACAATTCCAGTCGGACTCAGCGGCGTTGACTTAATTGGTCAAGCACAAACAGGTACTGGTAAAACTGCAGCATTCGGTATCCCAACAATCGAGCGTCTTGACGCAAAATCACGCAACATCCAAGCGTTGATTCTTGCTCCAACACGTGAGCTCGCAATCCAAGTAGCAGAAGAATTGAACCGGATCGGTGAAGTAAAACGCGTTCATGCACTTCCTGTTTACGGCGGTCAGCAAATCGATCGTCAAATCCGTGCACTTCGCAAAAATCCACAAATCGTCGTTGCGACACCAGGACGTTTGATGGACCACATGAACCGTAAGACGTTGAACCTCGATCACGTTCAAACGGTCATCCTTGACGAAGCAGATGAGATGTTGAACATGGGATTCGTCGAAGACATCGAGAAAATCCTCGGTGCACTTCCTGAAACACGTCAAACACTCTTATTCTCAGCAACGATGCCACCACAAATTCGTAAAATCGCAGATCGTTTCATGACGACTCCGACACACATCAAAGTCAAAGCAAAAGAAATGACAGTTGAAAACATCGACCAGTCATTCATCGAATTGAAAGAAAGCCAAAAATTCGACGTTCTTTGCCGTTTGATCGACACGGATTCTCCGGAACTCTCAATCATCTTCGGTCGTACGAAAAAACGTGTTGACGAAATGACTGAAGGTTTGATTCAACGTGGATACACAGCTGACGGTTTACACGGTGACTTAACACAAGCAAAACGTGACCAGGTCATCCGTCGTTTCAAAAAAGGAACGATTGATATCCTCGTCGCGACAGACGTTGCAGCACGTGGTCTTGACATCTCTGGTGTCACACACGTCTACAACTTCGACGTCCCACAAGATCCAGAGAGCTATGTTCACCGGATCGGTCGTACGGGTCGTGCTGGTAAAACAGGATCGGCTGTCACATTCGTTACACCACGTGAATTCGGTCAAATCAAAACAATCGAACGTGTCACGAACAAAAAAATGTCACGTCGTCATGCACCAACACTTGATGAAATCTTAGAAGGCAACTTGAAGCTTGCTGCACAAGAACTTATCAAACGCGTTGAAGCAAAAGACTCAAAAGAATATACGACACTTGCACAAGAACTCTTAGAAGAGTACGAAGCAGTGGAACTTCTTTCAGCAGCACTTAAAGGATTGACGAAAGAGCCGGATGCAACACCAGTCCAAATCTCTTCAATCGAACCAATCCGCGTGAAACGTTTCGGTAGCAACGGTGGTGGAAACCGTCGTCCTTACGGAAACAAAGGTGGAAGTGGAAGCGGCAACCGCAGTGGCGGATACCGTGGAAACAACCCACGCGGTGGCGAGCGTCGTGAAGGTGGTCGTTCATCTTCTTCATCAGATCGTCGTGAAGGCGGTTATGCTGGACGTAGCAACCGTAGCGAAAGCGATCGTAACCGTGGTGGACGTAAACCACGTTTTGAAAAGTAA
- the menH gene encoding 2-succinyl-6-hydroxy-2,4-cyclohexadiene-1-carboxylate synthase produces MILRGHTYHVKIEGSGPPLLLLHGFTGSLSTWDMLSEHLSTHFTVYRLDLMGHGKTTPASEQRMRLTQQVKDLEALLAMRSEPWIVLGYSMGGRIALMLSVVSEQIARTIAVSTTPGLKTAIERKIRRTSDRVLAERLEKGGLEAFIDHWETLGLFKPQALLPESQRTRLRQERLSQTVEGLSASLRAQGTGSMPSLWSCLPKEIDWIVGAEDEKFRAIASRAASPEKIHVILHASHAPHIDQPQKFVTMVENLLIHH; encoded by the coding sequence ATGATTTTGCGTGGGCATACGTATCATGTGAAAATCGAGGGATCGGGTCCACCGCTCCTATTGCTTCATGGTTTTACAGGCTCGCTCTCGACGTGGGACATGCTAAGTGAGCATTTATCGACTCACTTCACCGTCTATCGCCTTGATTTGATGGGGCATGGAAAAACGACACCGGCGTCTGAGCAACGAATGCGTTTGACGCAACAGGTCAAGGATCTCGAGGCACTGCTCGCTATGCGATCCGAGCCATGGATCGTCCTCGGATATTCGATGGGTGGACGAATCGCTTTAATGCTGAGCGTCGTCTCTGAACAAATCGCTCGGACGATCGCTGTTAGTACGACACCGGGTCTTAAGACGGCAATCGAGCGAAAAATACGTCGTACATCCGATCGAGTGCTTGCGGAGCGCCTTGAAAAAGGCGGACTCGAAGCTTTCATTGATCATTGGGAGACACTTGGACTATTTAAGCCCCAAGCCCTTCTGCCGGAATCACAACGTACGCGACTGCGCCAGGAGCGTCTTTCCCAAACGGTGGAAGGTTTAAGTGCTTCGTTACGTGCACAAGGTACAGGAAGCATGCCATCCCTATGGTCATGTCTTCCGAAAGAGATTGATTGGATCGTCGGGGCAGAGGATGAAAAATTCCGTGCCATCGCTTCACGAGCGGCATCACCTGAAAAAATTCACGTGATTTTGCACGCTTCGCACGCCCCACATATCGACCAACCGCAAAAGTTTGTTACAATGGTAGAGAATCTACTTATTCATCACTAA
- the map gene encoding type I methionyl aminopeptidase: MLDYDYEALREIGRIVAMARDEMADAVKPGITTKELDDIGARILKEQGAESAPIVMYDFPGATCISVNDIAAHGIPGKYVIQEGDIVNVDVSAVKNGYYSDTGKTVIAGEAKRPEDVRLVEVSLTALEKGLEKVKAGTKVNQIGKAIYAETRKSGFTVIRNLAGHGLGKTLHGEPESISNYFNREENDLLKEGQVIAVETFISTGDEFCIEDERDGWTLYTPNRSLVSQFEHTVVVLKDGYEILTKVEGKESF; this comes from the coding sequence GTGTTAGATTATGATTACGAGGCATTACGAGAAATTGGACGAATCGTCGCCATGGCACGCGATGAGATGGCGGATGCCGTCAAACCGGGAATCACGACAAAGGAACTCGATGACATCGGAGCACGCATCCTGAAGGAACAGGGAGCAGAGTCTGCCCCGATCGTCATGTACGATTTCCCAGGAGCGACATGTATCAGTGTCAACGATATCGCAGCACACGGTATCCCAGGGAAGTACGTCATTCAAGAAGGTGATATCGTCAATGTCGATGTCTCGGCTGTGAAGAACGGTTACTACTCGGACACAGGGAAGACGGTCATCGCAGGAGAAGCAAAACGTCCGGAAGATGTCCGACTCGTTGAAGTATCATTGACAGCGCTTGAGAAAGGACTCGAGAAAGTCAAAGCCGGAACGAAGGTCAACCAGATCGGAAAAGCAATCTATGCCGAAACACGTAAGAGTGGTTTCACGGTCATCCGTAACTTAGCGGGACATGGTCTCGGTAAGACACTTCATGGTGAGCCAGAATCCATCTCGAACTACTTCAATCGTGAAGAAAACGATTTGTTGAAGGAAGGGCAAGTCATCGCTGTCGAGACGTTCATTTCAACAGGAGATGAGTTCTGTATCGAAGATGAGCGGGACGGTTGGACATTATACACACCGAATCGGAGCCTCGTCTCACAATTCGAGCACACGGTCGTCGTCTTAAAAGACGGGTATGAGATTTTGACGAAAGTCGAAGGCAAAGAATCGTTCTAA
- the menC gene encoding o-succinylbenzoate synthase — MSITLRSAELFDVPLVFRRPMQTALSTLTVRRTTILRLTDSEGRVGYGEGVAFDTPWYTSETQHSLQGIAPLLYRLLEQPLHHPADVTDRLRIVQGNPMAKAMFEGAIYELFAAAAGQSLASYLGGDESSLVPCGKALGRASAAQTVEAVGQAIASGYGRIKLKLASTDTVVLEQVRAAFPDAPLMFDANGSFTEADFPLLQQWDSFGLVMMEQPLAASDWSGHQRLARLLQTPICLDESIVAPVDAELMQTLHAGQILNIKPARVGGLTNALSLRTKAPYWLGGMFESGIGRRQTLAFATLPGLAYPIDMASTADYFEEDLLETPYHVEHGHIRYSAPAVSESQLNKLATSRISL; from the coding sequence ATGAGTATCACTCTCCGGTCTGCCGAACTGTTCGATGTTCCGCTCGTCTTTCGTCGTCCGATGCAAACCGCCCTCTCGACGCTGACAGTACGTCGGACGACGATTTTGCGTCTGACTGATTCGGAAGGACGAGTGGGTTACGGGGAAGGTGTCGCGTTTGATACACCGTGGTATACATCGGAAACGCAGCACTCCCTTCAAGGAATCGCTCCGCTACTGTATCGATTACTTGAACAACCGCTCCATCATCCAGCAGACGTTACGGATCGCTTGCGCATCGTGCAAGGTAATCCGATGGCAAAGGCGATGTTCGAAGGCGCGATCTATGAATTATTCGCAGCAGCTGCCGGTCAATCGCTCGCCTCGTATCTCGGAGGTGATGAATCATCTCTCGTACCTTGCGGGAAAGCACTCGGACGGGCTTCTGCAGCACAGACCGTCGAAGCCGTCGGACAAGCGATCGCCTCCGGATATGGACGGATCAAGCTGAAGCTCGCTTCGACGGATACCGTCGTTCTTGAGCAAGTACGTGCCGCTTTCCCTGATGCGCCCTTGATGTTTGACGCTAATGGCAGCTTCACTGAAGCAGACTTCCCTCTATTACAACAGTGGGATTCATTCGGTCTCGTTATGATGGAACAGCCGCTCGCAGCGTCGGATTGGTCCGGACATCAACGTCTCGCTAGACTCTTACAGACACCGATTTGTCTGGATGAATCCATCGTCGCTCCAGTGGATGCCGAGTTGATGCAGACGCTCCACGCTGGTCAGATTCTAAACATCAAGCCGGCACGCGTCGGTGGACTGACGAACGCTTTGTCCCTTCGAACAAAAGCACCCTACTGGCTCGGTGGGATGTTCGAGAGCGGTATCGGGCGTCGTCAGACGCTTGCTTTTGCAACACTGCCTGGACTCGCTTATCCGATCGATATGGCAAGTACTGCCGATTATTTCGAAGAAGATTTGCTTGAGACCCCGTATCATGTCGAACACGGACACATTCGTTATTCCGCTCCAGCCGTATCCGAGTCACAGTTAAACAAATTGGCAACGTCCCGGATATCCTTATAA
- a CDS encoding CvfB family protein — MGLRAGQVVTLKVEREAEFGVFLTDGNEDVLLHNNEQTRKVALDEEVEVFLYQDNEGRLASSMTIPEASFEDYVKTTINGTRYNTGVFANIGIQKDVLVSLDDLPQRRMFWPEEGDQLFIRLKHDQKLRLLGDPAPYAYFNLRAKPAPEEWNNMDVEGLVFSQREPGVNVWVNDQSIGFLHEREMERWPRLGEVLKLRVTNVKPDGTVLLSARPRAFEAIDTDAELILNHLLEHDGQMPYGDKTAPETIDEVFGLSKAAFKRALGRLLKDKKIEKNETGIRLTK, encoded by the coding sequence ATGGGATTACGCGCAGGACAGGTTGTCACATTAAAAGTAGAACGCGAAGCAGAGTTCGGAGTGTTTCTGACAGATGGAAATGAAGACGTGTTGTTGCATAACAATGAACAAACACGGAAAGTAGCCCTCGATGAAGAGGTAGAAGTCTTCTTGTATCAAGATAATGAAGGGCGTCTAGCATCATCGATGACGATTCCAGAAGCTTCATTTGAAGACTATGTCAAGACGACGATTAATGGAACACGCTATAACACAGGAGTGTTCGCGAATATCGGCATTCAAAAAGACGTTCTCGTCTCACTCGACGATTTGCCGCAGCGCCGGATGTTCTGGCCGGAAGAAGGCGATCAACTCTTCATTCGTCTGAAACATGATCAGAAGCTTCGGTTACTCGGAGACCCTGCACCTTATGCATACTTCAACTTACGTGCGAAGCCAGCTCCAGAGGAGTGGAACAACATGGACGTCGAAGGTCTCGTCTTCTCACAACGTGAACCAGGCGTTAACGTCTGGGTCAACGATCAATCGATCGGATTCTTGCATGAACGTGAGATGGAACGTTGGCCGCGTCTTGGAGAAGTCTTGAAATTACGAGTGACAAATGTAAAACCAGATGGTACAGTATTACTTTCAGCACGACCACGTGCCTTTGAAGCCATTGATACAGACGCGGAGTTGATTCTGAACCATCTACTTGAACATGATGGTCAGATGCCGTATGGTGATAAGACAGCTCCTGAGACGATCGATGAAGTATTCGGTCTCAGCAAGGCAGCATTCAAACGAGCGCTCGGTCGCCTGTTGAAAGATAAAAAAATAGAAAAAAATGAAACGGGTATTCGGTTGACGAAATAA